In Egibacteraceae bacterium, the genomic window CCGCCGGCCAGCGGCCCCACGACCACGCCCAGGACCAGGAACCCGATCAGGTTGCGCATGGGCACCAGGGCGCCCCGCGGGTGCACGAACCGCCGGACGAGGCCCGCTCCCACCAGCGGGGTGAGGCAGCAGGCGGCCACGAACAACAAGGTGGCGTCCAGGGGGTAGCCGTTGGCGAGGTCGCCACCCAGCTCCGCGACCCCCACCGCGGCGATGACCCACCCCCACCGCCGCGGGGGGCTCAGCAGCAGCGCCGCGGTCGCGAGCCCCACGGCCGGCCAGAACCCGCGGCCCAGGTCCAGTCGGGACGGGTCGTTGAGCCAGTGTGCGTACTGCGACAGGGCGAGGTAGGCCACGCCCACCGCCACGAACAGCAGCGGCCCTGGGAGGCGCAAGCTCGGCGGGGCCCCAGCCCCCTCCGCCGGCACCTCCCAGCGTGCGCTGGCGTCGCGCAGTGCCCGCAGGTGTCTCGGGGTCCGCGGTGCGGTGACGCCCACGCGTGGTCCTGACGGCCGGGCCGGTCGAGGTGCCGGCTTGCGCGGGGGCGCCGACGACCCGCCGGTCCCCCTGTCCAAGCAGGCGACTCTCCCGAGGGAGGGTATTACCCAGTGTAACCACTTGCTGACGAAGCGGCGAGTTTTCTACCGGGTCACACCAGGCGCGCGCCGAGCTCTCCGACGACCTCCAGGGCCAGCTCGACGTGCGAGCGGTCCAGCCGGTGGTTGACCGAGCACGCCCGCAAGACCGGGCGGCCGCCCACGATGGTCCCGGCGACGAAGACCCGGCCGTCCCGCTCGATCGCCGCGGGCAGGGCGCGGTTGACCCGGTCGGTGTCCTCGTCGCCGCCTTGCGCGCGGTAGCGGAAGCAGACGACCGACAGGGGCACCGGGGCGGCGAGCTCGAGGTCGTCGGCCCGCTCGACGAGGTCGGCCATGTGCCGCATGGTGCGGATGTTGTCCTCCATCGCGTCGAGCAGGGCGTCCGCGCCGTAGGCGAGCAACGTCATCCACACCTTGAGCGCGCGCACGCGCCGGGACAGCTCGAAGCCGTACTCCATGGGGGCGTGCCGCCCGCCCTCCTGGCGCAGGTAGTCGGGGACCAGGCTGAAGGCGTCGCGCAGGTGCTCGGGATCGCGCACGAGCACGCACCCGGCGTCGAAGGGCACGAACAGCCACTTGTGCGGGTCCAGGGCGACGGAGTCAGCGCGCGCGAGGCCGCCGAAGAGGTGGCCGACCAGGTCGGTCCCCGCGGCCGGGGCGCCGTAGGCGCCGTCGACGTGGAACCAGAGGTCCTCCTGCGCGGCCACGTCGGCCAGCGCGTCGAGGGGGTCCACCGCTCCGGTGTTGACCGTGCCGGCGTTGCCGATCACGCAGATGGGGTGCACCCCGGCTGCACGGTCCCGGCGGATCTGGTCGTGCAGGGCGGCGACGTCGATCGTGAAGTCGTCGCGGGTGGAGATCTTGCGCAGGTGCCGCCGGCCCAGGCCGAGCAGGATCGCCGACTTGTCCAGGGCCGAATGCCCCTGGTCGGAGACGTACATGGTCAGGGGCGGGCCCGCCCGCAGGCCCTCGTCGCGGACGTCGAAGGGGGCCTTGGCGACGACCGCGGTGGCCAGCCCGTGCAGGTCCGCGGCCGACCCGCCGCTGACGAACGTGCCGCCGGTGTCGGTGGGGTAGCCGATCAGCTCGGCCATCCAGCGCACCGTGCGCAGCTCGATCTCCGTCCCGGCGGGGGAGACGTGCCACAACCCGAAGTTGGAGTTCAGGCCCGCGATCAGCAGGTCCGCCGCGACGCCGACGTGGGTGCCGCCGCTCATGATGTAGGACAGGAAGCGGGGGCTGATGTTCAGCGTCGAGGCGCCGAAGACCTCGCGGCCGACACGCTCGACCACGGCCTCCGCGTCCGTGCCCGCGCGGGGCAGCGGCGCGTCGAACAGTGCGGCCACGTCCTCGGGCGAGGCGCCGGGGAACACCGGTCGCGTCGGCATGGACTCGTAGAGCTCGACTACGGTCTCCGCGGCGCGGCCGAGCAGCCGCCGCAGTCCGTCACCGTCGCGGTCAAGGGTCATGCGGTTCGCTCCC contains:
- a CDS encoding pyridoxal-dependent decarboxylase codes for the protein MTLDRDGDGLRRLLGRAAETVVELYESMPTRPVFPGASPEDVAALFDAPLPRAGTDAEAVVERVGREVFGASTLNISPRFLSYIMSGGTHVGVAADLLIAGLNSNFGLWHVSPAGTEIELRTVRWMAELIGYPTDTGGTFVSGGSAADLHGLATAVVAKAPFDVRDEGLRAGPPLTMYVSDQGHSALDKSAILLGLGRRHLRKISTRDDFTIDVAALHDQIRRDRAAGVHPICVIGNAGTVNTGAVDPLDALADVAAQEDLWFHVDGAYGAPAAGTDLVGHLFGGLARADSVALDPHKWLFVPFDAGCVLVRDPEHLRDAFSLVPDYLRQEGGRHAPMEYGFELSRRVRALKVWMTLLAYGADALLDAMEDNIRTMRHMADLVERADDLELAAPVPLSVVCFRYRAQGGDEDTDRVNRALPAAIERDGRVFVAGTIVGGRPVLRACSVNHRLDRSHVELALEVVGELGARLV